A genomic window from Shewanella vesiculosa includes:
- a CDS encoding NADH:flavin oxidoreductase/NADH oxidase family protein: MANTIFSPYTLINGAIIANRLVKAAMEENLANVQQQPDQALFNLYDAWAKGGVGLMITGNVMIDPLAMTGPGGVVLTSSSALEPFIQWAKIAKQNNARVWMQINHPGRQVFKAMGGKNIAPSAVALDLGKHSSMFSQPKAMTITDIDDVIQRFVTTASMAQQAGFDGVQVHAAHGYLLAQFLSPLTNQRDDEWGASLENRARLLIEVVKQIRHKCGADFDIAVKLNSADFQRGGFDVDDAEKVINMLAPHQVEMVELSGGSYEAPAMQGRSADERTLAREAYFLHLTAQLVLRSPIALMLTGGIYRLPVAQQVVDAGFALCGIASALAFYPDLANIWRSKPEFTPAMPTVNWQSKPLAGLATMAVIKRQLRRISQGKQPQINDSPIWSLLVDQFKTRQRTKRYRYGLGLSNDQHVND, translated from the coding sequence ATGGCTAATACCATTTTTAGTCCATACACCTTGATCAATGGTGCGATCATTGCCAATCGCTTAGTCAAAGCGGCAATGGAAGAAAATCTTGCCAACGTTCAGCAACAACCAGATCAAGCATTGTTCAACTTATACGATGCTTGGGCCAAGGGCGGTGTTGGATTAATGATTACCGGTAATGTGATGATTGACCCTTTAGCCATGACGGGCCCTGGTGGTGTGGTACTCACATCCAGCAGCGCACTTGAGCCGTTTATCCAATGGGCCAAAATAGCCAAGCAAAATAACGCCAGGGTGTGGATGCAAATTAATCATCCTGGCCGTCAGGTATTTAAAGCGATGGGGGGCAAAAATATTGCACCTTCAGCTGTCGCACTTGATTTAGGTAAACACTCATCGATGTTTTCTCAGCCTAAAGCAATGACAATCACTGACATTGATGATGTTATCCAACGCTTTGTCACAACCGCAAGCATGGCTCAACAAGCGGGTTTTGATGGTGTACAAGTTCATGCCGCACATGGTTATTTGTTAGCGCAGTTTTTATCACCGTTAACTAATCAGCGCGATGATGAATGGGGCGCAAGCTTAGAGAATCGAGCCAGGTTATTAATTGAAGTGGTCAAGCAAATTAGGCATAAATGTGGTGCAGATTTTGATATTGCGGTAAAGCTTAACTCAGCCGATTTTCAACGCGGTGGTTTTGATGTCGACGATGCCGAAAAAGTGATTAATATGCTCGCACCGCATCAAGTTGAAATGGTCGAGTTATCCGGCGGCAGCTATGAAGCCCCCGCAATGCAAGGTCGCAGCGCCGATGAGCGCACCTTAGCTCGAGAAGCTTACTTTTTACATTTAACCGCACAGTTAGTTCTGCGTAGTCCAATTGCGTTGATGTTAACGGGAGGCATTTATCGCCTGCCTGTTGCGCAACAAGTCGTTGATGCCGGCTTTGCCTTATGCGGCATTGCCAGCGCCCTTGCCTTTTATCCTGACTTAGCCAATATATGGCGCAGCAAACCTGAGTTCACCCCTGCGATGCCCACAGTGAATTGGCAGAGCAAACCTTTAGCCGGGCTAGCGACTATGGCAGTCATTAAACGCCAGCTTCGCCGAATAAGCCAAGGCAAACAACCTCAAATTAATGACTCCCCCATATGGAGTTTATTGGTCGATCAATTTAAAACCAGACAACGTACTAAACGTTATCGCTATGGTTTAGGTCTTTCTAATGATCAACATGTAAACGATTAG
- a CDS encoding TonB-dependent siderophore receptor, whose translation MSPLRLSLLAIACQSVLFPVYVHAQTPIPSPEIIAPASSDSSSASDSEHYERMTVYGRQNQVVMNSGLATKSDMSLMETPAAVVIVDETLIDSQGITNMQDLVRNISGVTQAGNNYGIGDNIVVRGLGANYTYDGMYGGAGLGNTFNPTRSLTNVSSVEVLKGPATGLYGMGSAGGVINLIEKKPEFVSKQLFEAEVGQWDTYSLMADSTGGITDDLAYRLVAKTAHSTGYRDLGTDRDEIYGSLKYVLNENQNIMLSTAYINDAIPVDSIGHPIRIYNAASVEGKTAGEVNWQDLINDPTNNGLQLTDQQRQQLADSLSANDGLTPYQFGHNGLISPMAKDNKGEELRFKLSHNVYLTDNLFLNQQLQHRDYETSFARQTGAYNYVYWRRNGVINADPRAPLVEDGTLYPFAARRQEYRKVSAEEKSWQYFADLRYDFDIGNISNELLVNANFEDRDIRFKQYSIYDADYTLKDANGNQSYQGSLPYIYDIRNPNWGEGEFEEYDPLLTSNYNKSVTAWGLGIQHVGYLGGGFTSRIGFAFNEIKQTYQHLGVDARYSSSLADPQPEADTTDNGVTYNLGLTYMPTDDISVFINHSKGRTTYSVLGDVKGNEADRDDSQSISNDLGIRIKAFDDQLLASLVLFKTSRTNVAYSNPDYDSSAVTPDIDPYFYNGSEDTKGVELDLNAYLSEQWKVNVNAVYQDARDNQNPNSNDYGQRQKGIPYVTAGAWVTYAAALGLPAPLSLSLGAKYVDERSTQSSSFGIPDGYVPSYSVIDSAISYDVERYKIQLNINNLFNQTYFDKAMFLGGLPGEERNAKLTLTYRI comes from the coding sequence ATGTCGCCACTGCGTTTATCACTACTTGCTATAGCTTGCCAAAGTGTATTGTTTCCCGTTTATGTTCATGCCCAAACACCTATTCCATCGCCAGAGATTATTGCACCAGCATCAAGTGATTCGAGCAGTGCATCAGACTCAGAACACTATGAGCGAATGACGGTTTACGGCAGACAAAATCAAGTAGTAATGAACTCAGGATTAGCGACTAAATCTGATATGTCGCTTATGGAAACGCCTGCAGCGGTAGTGATCGTTGATGAGACACTCATCGACTCACAAGGCATCACCAATATGCAGGATTTAGTGCGTAACATAAGTGGTGTAACCCAAGCCGGTAATAATTATGGTATTGGCGATAACATAGTCGTGCGAGGGTTAGGTGCAAACTACACTTACGATGGTATGTATGGCGGCGCAGGTTTAGGTAACACCTTTAATCCCACTCGTTCATTGACTAATGTGAGTTCTGTTGAAGTTCTCAAAGGTCCAGCAACAGGGCTTTATGGTATGGGCAGCGCGGGCGGTGTAATTAACCTTATTGAGAAAAAGCCTGAGTTTGTCAGCAAACAACTGTTTGAAGCCGAAGTAGGTCAATGGGATACCTACTCTCTTATGGCTGATTCTACTGGCGGTATAACTGACGATCTAGCCTACCGTTTAGTGGCCAAAACCGCCCATAGTACCGGTTATCGAGATCTAGGTACCGATCGCGATGAAATATATGGCTCGCTTAAATATGTGCTTAATGAAAATCAAAACATCATGCTATCAACGGCTTATATTAATGATGCCATTCCCGTCGACTCAATAGGCCATCCTATCCGCATCTATAATGCCGCCTCTGTCGAGGGCAAAACCGCAGGTGAAGTGAACTGGCAGGATTTGATCAATGATCCAACCAATAATGGCTTACAGCTAACAGATCAACAACGTCAACAATTAGCGGATTCATTAAGTGCAAACGATGGCTTAACACCTTATCAATTTGGCCATAATGGTCTTATTTCACCGATGGCGAAAGACAACAAGGGTGAAGAGTTACGCTTTAAACTCAGCCATAATGTGTACTTAACCGATAATTTGTTTTTAAATCAGCAGTTGCAACACCGTGATTACGAAACCAGCTTTGCACGTCAAACTGGTGCTTATAATTACGTTTATTGGCGACGAAATGGCGTTATTAATGCCGATCCCCGTGCGCCTTTAGTTGAGGATGGCACCTTATACCCTTTTGCCGCCCGTCGTCAGGAATATCGCAAAGTCTCGGCAGAAGAAAAGTCGTGGCAGTATTTTGCTGATTTGCGCTATGACTTCGATATCGGCAATATCAGTAACGAATTACTGGTCAATGCTAACTTTGAAGACCGCGACATCCGCTTTAAACAATATTCGATTTACGATGCCGATTACACCTTGAAAGATGCTAATGGCAATCAATCCTATCAAGGAAGCTTGCCGTACATTTATGACATCCGTAACCCCAATTGGGGCGAGGGAGAGTTTGAAGAGTACGATCCGTTATTAACCAGTAATTATAATAAATCAGTAACGGCATGGGGGTTAGGTATACAACATGTGGGCTATTTAGGCGGCGGATTTACCAGCCGTATTGGGTTTGCTTTTAACGAAATAAAACAAACTTACCAACACTTAGGCGTTGATGCTCGTTACAGCAGTAGCCTTGCGGATCCACAACCAGAAGCAGACACCACAGATAACGGTGTAACCTACAATTTAGGCCTAACTTATATGCCTACTGATGATATCTCTGTATTCATTAATCACTCTAAAGGTCGCACGACTTATAGTGTATTAGGTGATGTAAAAGGTAATGAAGCTGATCGTGATGATTCACAATCAATCAGTAATGATTTGGGTATTCGGATTAAAGCATTTGATGACCAATTACTGGCATCATTAGTATTGTTTAAAACCTCACGAACCAATGTAGCCTACAGCAATCCAGATTACGACAGTAGCGCAGTCACGCCTGACATTGACCCATACTTTTATAATGGTAGCGAAGACACCAAAGGGGTTGAATTAGATCTTAATGCATATTTAAGCGAACAGTGGAAAGTCAACGTTAACGCAGTTTACCAAGATGCCAGAGACAACCAAAACCCCAATAGTAATGATTATGGACAACGCCAAAAAGGCATACCTTATGTTACTGCAGGCGCTTGGGTAACTTATGCCGCAGCATTGGGCTTACCTGCGCCACTGTCATTAAGTTTAGGCGCTAAATATGTCGATGAACGCAGCACGCAGTCTAGCTCATTTGGCATACCTGACGGTTATGTGCCCAGTTATAGCGTCATCGACTCGGCTATTAGCTATGATGTTGAACGTTATAAAATTCAACTGAACATTAATAACCTATTTAATCAAACGTATTTCGATAAGGCCATGTTCTTAGGGGGTCTTCCTGGCGAAGAGCGTAATGCGAAGTTAACCTTAACTTATCGTATTTAA